A genome region from Brienomyrus brachyistius isolate T26 chromosome 23, BBRACH_0.4, whole genome shotgun sequence includes the following:
- the slc39a7 gene encoding zinc transporter Slc39a7: MASVHLLILAVLCTIMVLTVAHSHSHGAHGHAHSHGHHGHSHSHGGGGCHGHSHEVPGVRMHHGASKWSAEANLPPPEDLHGHSHSHGHDHGNEEPHDQDEELYGHSHNPKDAEEHGHAHSEAHGHAHSEAHGHAHSEAHGHTHSHGHSHSHGAERPRRDVAGEKRTMVELWMQAIGATVLISAAPFLILFFIPVQSNTDQHQNLLKVLLSFASGGLLGDAFLHLIPHALEPHSHHGSEEHSHSHAPAESHDHGHSHGGAHGHMMSVGLWVLGGIIAFLVVEKFVRLLKDGDGHGHGHSHAAPKAKCNDGEEEKEKDGEKDGVKKGKKIGAEKKEKKSNDIKVSGYLNLAADFTHNFTDGLAIGASFLVSSGVGAVTTLTILLHEVPHEIGDFAILVQSGCTKRKAMCLQLLTALGALAGTACSLFAEGVGAAATAWILPFTAGGFVYIATVTVLPELLAGRSSLGQSVLEVLAMLLGVGMMVLIAEYE; encoded by the exons ATGGCCTCTGTACATCTTCTAATACTTGCAGTGCTCTGCACAATAATGGTGCTGACTGTGGCTCACTCTCATTCCCATGGTGCTCACGGACACGCTCACTCACACGGCCACCATGGCCACTCGCACTCGCATGGGGGAGGTGGCTGCCACGGCCACTCTCACGAGGTACCGGGGGTGAGGATGCATCACGGTGCCAGCAAGTGGAGCGCCGAAGCTAATCTCCCTCCGCCGGAAGATTTGCATGGGCACTCGCACTCCCATGGACATGACCATGGCAATGAGGAGCCCCACGACCAAGACGAGGAACTGTACGGTCACTCCCACAACCCCAAGGATGCAGAGGAACATGGCCACGCCCACAGTGAAGCCCATGGCCACGCCCACAGTGAAGCCCATGGCCACGCCCACAGTGAAGCCCATGGCCACACCCACTCTCATGGCCACTCCCATTCCCATGGTGCAGAGCGCCCTAGGCGAGATGTAGCAGGAGAGAAGAGAACCATGGTCGAGCTGTGGATGCAG GCAATTGGCGCCACCGTGCTGATCAGCGCCGCCCCCTtcctcatcctcttcttcatccCAGTCCAGTCCAACACCGACCAGCACCAGAATCTCCTGAAGGTCCTGCTGAGCTTTGCGTCTGGGGGTCTGCTTGGAGACGCGTTCCTACACCTTATTCCGCACGCTCTCG AGCCTCACTCTCACCATGGAAGCGAGGAGCACAGCCACTCACACGCCCCGGCAGAGTCACATGATCATGGTCACTCGCATG GTGGCGCTCATGGTCACATGATGTCCGTGGGACTTTGGGTCCTGGGTGGGATCATAGCCTTCCTAGTGGTTGAGAAATTTGTGCGTCTTCTGAAGGATGGAGACGGACACGGACATGGACACTCCCATG CTGCTCCAAAAGCCAAATGTAATGATGGGGAAGAAGAAAAAGAGAAGGATGGTGAGAAAGATGGAGtgaaaaaaggcaaaaaaataGGGGCAGAAAAGAAAGAGAAGAAGAGCAATG ACATCAAAGTGTCAGGCTACCTTAACCTGGCGGCCGATTTCACGCACAACTTCACGGACGGTCTGGCCATCGGCGCCTCGTTCCTGGTGAGCTCTGGGGTGGGAGCGGTTACCACCCTCACCATCCTGCTGCACGAGGTGCCCCACGAGATCGGCGACTTCGCCATCCTGGTCCAGTCGGGGTGCACCAAGAGGAAG gccatgTGTTTGCAGCTCCTGACAGCCCTGGGCGCTCTGGCGGGCACCGCCTGCTCCCTGTTTGCCGAAGGTGTGGGGGCCGCCGCCACGGCCTGGATCCTGCCCTTCACGGCGGGGGGCTTTGTGTACATCGCCACGGTGACGGTGCTGCCTGAGCTGCTGGCGGGGCGATCCTCCCTGGGTCAGTCGGTGCTGGAGGTTCTGGCTATGCTGCTTGGAGTGGGCATGATGGTCCTGATTGCAGAGTAtgagtga
- the rxrba gene encoding retinoic acid receptor RXR-beta-A, producing the protein MGDSRDSRSPDSSSVSSPPSAQRSPPLAPMTSLPPITSAVNSPISSMGSPFSVISSSLGSPCIPGTPSVGYGPISSPQINSTVSMSGLHAVSSSDDVKPPFGLKPMSSHSPGPVLSQKRLCAICGDRSSGKHYGVYSCEGCKGFFKRTVRKDLSYTCRDNKDCLVDKRQRNRCQYCRYQKCLAMGMKREAVQEERQRNKERDGEVESTSAVNEEMPVEKILEAEMAVEQKTEMHADGSSGGSSVGGAHPTTPVTNICQAADKQLFTLVEWAKRIPHFSELSLDDQVILLRAGWNELLIASFSHRSITVKDGILLATGLHVHRNSAHSAGVGAIFDRESAHNAEVGAIFDRVLTELVSKMRDMQMDKTELGCLRAIILFNPDAKGLSNPNEVELLREKVYASLEAYCKQRYPDQQGRFAKLLLRLPALRSIGLKCLEHLFFFKLIGDTPIDTFLMEMLEAPHQLT; encoded by the exons ATGGGCGACAGCAGAG ATTCTCGCAGCCCGGATAGCTCCTCTGTCTCTTCTCCCCCGTCGGCTCAGCGCTCGCCACCCCTGGCACCTATGACTTCTCTGCCGCCCATCACCTCGGCTGTCAACAGTCCCATCAGCAGCATGGGCTCGCCTTTCTCCGTCATCAGCTCCTCGCTGGGCTCGCCCTGCATCCCTGGCACACCCTCGGTGGGTTACGGCCCCATCAGCAGCCCTCAG ATAAACTCCACGGTGTCCATGTCGGGTCTGCACGCGGTCAGCAGCTCGGACGACGTCAAACCGCCGTTCGGCCTGAAGCCCATGTCGTCCCACAGCCCTGGGCCTGTGCTGTCCCAGAAGCGCCTGTGTGCCATTTGTGGGGACCGCTCCTCTg ggAAGCACTATGGTGTCTATAGCTGTGAGGGCTGCAAAGGCTTCTTTAAGCGCACTGTGCGCAAGGACCTGAGCTACACCTGCCGGGACAACAAGGACTGTCTGGTGGACAAGCGACAACGTAACCGGTGCCAGTACTGCCGCTACCAGAAGTGCCTGGCCATGGGCATGAAGAGGGAAG ctGTGCAGGAGGAGCGGCAAAGAAACAAGGAGAGGGATGGTGAGGTGGAGTCAACCAGCGCTGTCAACGAGGAGATGCCGGTGGAGAAGATCCTGGAGGCGGAGATGGCGGTGGAGCAGAAGACTGAGATGCACGCGGATGGGAGCTCAGGGGGGAGCTCGGTGGGTGGCGCCCA CCCAACGACCCCCGTCACCAACATCTGCCAGGCCGCCGACAAGCAGCTCTTCACCCTGGTGGAGTGGGCCAAACGCATCCCGCACTTCTCTGAACTCTCCCTGGACGACCAGGTCATCCTTCTGCGTGCCG GCTGGAACGAGCTCCTGATCGCCTCCTTCTCGCACCGCTCCATCACGGTGAAGGATGGCATCCTGCTGGCCACGGGACTGCACGTGCACCGCAACAGCGCCCACAGCGCTGGCGTGGGTGCCATCTTCGACAG GGAGAGTGCGCACAATGCAGAGGTTGGGGCCATATTTGACAG GGTCCTCACAGAGCTGGTCAGCAAGATGAGAGACATGCAGATGGACAAGACTGAGTTAGGCTGTCTACGCGCCATCATCCTCTTCAACCCAG ATGCCAAAGGCTTGTCGAACCCCAATGAAGTGGAGCTGCTGCGGGAGAAGGTGTATGCGTCGCTGGAGGCTTACTGCAAGCAGAGATACCCCGACCAGCAGGGCAG GTTTGCGAAGCTGCTGCTCCGGCTGCCGGCGCTCCGCTCCATCGGCCTGAAGTGCCTGGAGCACCTGTTCTTCTTCAAGCTGATCGGCGACACCCCCATCGACACTTTCCTCATGGAGATGCTCGAGGCTCCCCACCAGCTGACATAG